The following are encoded together in the Pseudomonas xantholysinigenes genome:
- a CDS encoding ParA family protein, producing MAKVFAIANQKGGVGKTTTCINLAASLAATKRRVLLIDLDPQGNATMGSGVDKHELEHSVYDLLIGECDLAQAMHYSEHGGFQLLPANRDLTAAEVVLLEMQMKESRLRNALAPIRENYDYILIDCPPSLSMLTLNALVASDGVIIPMQCEYYALEGLSDLVDNIKRIAARLNPELKIEGLLRTMYDPRLSLNNDVSAQLKEHFGDQLYDTVIPRNIRLAEAPSFGMPALAYDKQSRGALAYLALAGELVRRQRRPSRTAQTT from the coding sequence ATGGCTAAGGTATTCGCAATCGCGAACCAGAAAGGTGGTGTGGGCAAGACCACCACCTGCATCAATCTCGCCGCATCGCTGGCCGCGACCAAGCGTCGCGTGCTGCTGATCGACCTCGATCCACAGGGCAACGCCACCATGGGCAGCGGTGTGGATAAACACGAGCTCGAGCACTCGGTGTACGACCTGCTGATTGGGGAATGCGACCTGGCCCAGGCCATGCACTACTCCGAGCACGGTGGTTTCCAGCTGCTGCCAGCCAACCGCGACTTGACCGCCGCCGAGGTGGTCCTGCTCGAGATGCAGATGAAAGAGAGCCGCCTGCGCAACGCGTTGGCGCCGATCCGCGAGAACTACGACTACATCCTCATCGACTGCCCACCGTCGCTGTCGATGCTGACCCTCAACGCCCTGGTCGCCTCCGATGGCGTGATTATCCCCATGCAGTGCGAGTACTACGCGCTGGAAGGTCTCAGCGACCTTGTGGATAACATCAAGCGCATCGCCGCCCGGCTGAACCCGGAGCTGAAGATCGAGGGCCTGCTGCGGACCATGTACGATCCGCGCCTGAGCCTGAACAACGACGTGTCGGCGCAGCTCAAAGAGCATTTCGGCGACCAGCTGTACGACACGGTGATCCCGCGCAACATTCGCCTGGCCGAGGCGCCGAGCTTCGGCATGCCGGCACTGGCCTACGACAAGCAATCCCGTGGCGCGCTGGCCTACCTGGCGCTGGCCGGGGAACTGGTACGCCGTCAGCGCCGTCCATCACGCACTGCACAAACAACTTAA
- the atpB gene encoding F0F1 ATP synthase subunit A, protein MAAETASGYIQHHLQNLTYGQLPDGSWGFAHSAAEAKAMGFWAFHLDTLGWSVALGLIFLFIFRMAAKKATSGQPSGLQNFVEVLVDFVNGSVKDSFHGRSPVIAPLALTIFVWVFLMNAIDLVPVDWIPQLAILISGDPHIPFRAVSTTDPNATLAMAFSVFALIIFYSIKVKGLGGFIGELTLHPFGSKNIFVQILLIPVNFLLEFVTLIAKPISLALRLFGNMYAGELVFILIAVMFGAGILWLSGLGIVLQWAWAVFHILIITLQAFIFMMLTIVYLSMAHEDNH, encoded by the coding sequence ATGGCAGCAGAAACCGCTTCGGGCTATATCCAGCACCACTTGCAGAACCTGACCTACGGTCAACTACCAGACGGCAGCTGGGGCTTCGCCCATTCGGCTGCAGAAGCCAAGGCAATGGGCTTCTGGGCGTTCCACCTGGACACCCTGGGCTGGTCCGTTGCGCTGGGTCTGATCTTCCTGTTCATCTTCCGCATGGCGGCCAAGAAGGCGACTTCCGGGCAACCGAGCGGTCTGCAGAACTTCGTGGAAGTGCTGGTGGACTTCGTCAACGGCAGCGTGAAGGACTCCTTCCACGGCCGCAGCCCGGTGATCGCCCCGCTGGCGCTGACCATCTTCGTCTGGGTGTTCCTGATGAACGCCATCGACCTGGTACCGGTCGACTGGATTCCGCAACTGGCCATCCTGATCTCCGGTGATCCGCACATTCCGTTCCGCGCCGTGTCGACCACCGACCCGAACGCGACCCTGGCCATGGCCTTCAGCGTGTTCGCCCTGATCATCTTCTACAGCATCAAGGTCAAGGGCCTGGGTGGCTTCATCGGCGAGCTGACCCTGCACCCGTTCGGCAGCAAGAACATCTTCGTGCAGATCCTGCTGATTCCGGTCAACTTCCTGCTCGAATTCGTCACCCTGATCGCCAAGCCGATCTCGCTGGCCCTGCGTCTGTTCGGCAACATGTACGCCGGCGAGCTGGTGTTCATCCTGATCGCGGTGATGTTCGGCGCCGGTATCCTGTGGCTCAGCGGCCTGGGTATCGTGCTGCAGTGGGCGTGGGCGGTGTTCCACATCCTGATCATCACCCTGCAAGCCTTCATCTTCATGATGCTGACCATCGTCTACCTGTCGATGGCCCACGAAGATAACCATTAA
- the atpE gene encoding F0F1 ATP synthase subunit C yields the protein METVVGLTAIAVALLIGLGALGTAIGFGLLGGKFLEGAARQPEMVPMLQVKMFIVAGLLDAVTMIGVGIALFFTFANPFVGQIAG from the coding sequence ATGGAAACTGTAGTTGGTCTGACCGCTATCGCTGTTGCTCTGCTGATCGGCCTGGGTGCTCTGGGTACCGCCATTGGTTTCGGCCTGCTGGGCGGCAAATTCCTGGAAGGCGCTGCTCGCCAGCCAGAAATGGTTCCGATGCTGCAGGTCAAAATGTTCATCGTTGCCGGTCTGCTCGACGCCGTAACCATGATCGGTGTTGGTATCGCTCTGTTCTTCACCTTCGCGAACCCCTTCGTTGGTCAGATCGCCGGCTAA
- a CDS encoding F0F1 ATP synthase subunit I — protein sequence MEIRTPNRLPFHRWAVFPVLLAQFVVLLLATLVLWQWKGVVSGYSGLCGGLIAWLPNVYFAWKAFRFSGARAAQAIVKSFYAGEAGKMILTAVLFALTFAGVKPLAPLAVFGVFVLTLLVSWFAPLLMNKRLSRP from the coding sequence ATGGAAATACGCACGCCAAACCGCCTGCCTTTCCATCGCTGGGCGGTTTTTCCGGTACTGCTGGCTCAATTTGTCGTGCTGCTGCTGGCAACGTTGGTGTTGTGGCAGTGGAAAGGGGTGGTCAGTGGATATTCAGGTCTCTGCGGAGGGCTGATTGCCTGGCTGCCCAATGTGTATTTCGCCTGGAAGGCTTTTCGCTTCAGCGGAGCCCGGGCGGCGCAGGCCATCGTCAAGTCGTTCTACGCGGGCGAGGCAGGCAAGATGATTTTGACGGCAGTGCTGTTTGCACTGACCTTCGCAGGAGTGAAGCCATTGGCGCCGTTGGCAGTATTCGGCGTCTTCGTGCTGACCCTTTTGGTCAGCTGGTTCGCGCCCCTGCTGATGAATAAAAGACTTTCGAGACCTTAG
- the rsmG gene encoding 16S rRNA (guanine(527)-N(7))-methyltransferase RsmG, with amino-acid sequence MSSPVTPQHAEELSTGARQLGVELSAQQHELLLGYLALLIKWNKAYNLTAVRDPDEMVSRHLLDSLSVMPFIHNDTQRWLDVGSGGGMPGIPLAILYPHKQVTVLDSNGKKTRFLTQVKMELKLDNLSVIHSRVEEVQPELPFCGIISRAFSSMENFTNWTRHLGDARTQWLAMKGLHPADELVALPADFTVESEQALTVPGCQGQRHLLILRRKA; translated from the coding sequence TTGAGTTCCCCGGTCACCCCGCAACACGCCGAAGAGTTGTCCACAGGTGCGCGCCAGCTCGGTGTCGAGCTGAGCGCGCAGCAGCACGAGTTGCTGCTGGGTTACCTGGCCCTGTTGATCAAATGGAACAAGGCCTACAACCTGACCGCGGTGCGCGACCCGGATGAGATGGTCTCGCGCCATCTGCTCGACAGCCTCAGCGTCATGCCGTTTATCCACAACGACACCCAGCGCTGGCTGGATGTCGGCAGCGGCGGCGGCATGCCGGGTATCCCACTGGCTATCCTGTATCCGCACAAACAGGTGACCGTGCTCGACAGCAACGGCAAGAAGACCCGCTTCCTCACCCAGGTGAAGATGGAGCTGAAACTGGACAACCTCTCGGTTATCCACAGCCGGGTCGAAGAGGTCCAGCCCGAGCTGCCGTTCTGCGGAATCATCTCCCGGGCCTTCAGCAGCATGGAGAATTTCACCAACTGGACCCGCCACCTGGGTGACGCCCGCACGCAATGGCTTGCAATGAAGGGGCTGCATCCTGCCGACGAACTGGTAGCATTGCCCGCAGACTTCACAGTGGAAAGCGAGCAGGCCCTGACCGTTCCAGGTTGCCAGGGCCAGCGCCATCTGCTGATACTGCGCCGCAAGGCATGA
- a CDS encoding ParB/RepB/Spo0J family partition protein, which produces MAIKKRGLGRGLDALLSGPSVSALEAQAVKIDQKELQQLPVELIQRGKYQPRRDMDPEALEELAHSIRTHGVMQPIVVRPIGDNRYEIIAGERRWRATQQAGLDTVPAMVREVPDEAAIAMALIENIQREDLNPLEEALALQRLQQEFELTQQQVADAVGKSRVTVANLLRLISLPEAIKTMLAHGDLEMGHARALLGLEEDRQEEGARHVVARGLTVRQTEALVRQWLNGKPEPVESSQPDPDIARLEQRLAERLGSAVQIRHGNKGKGQLVIRYNSLDELQGVLAHIR; this is translated from the coding sequence ATGGCCATCAAGAAACGCGGTCTCGGACGTGGGTTGGATGCACTGCTCAGTGGTCCTTCCGTCAGCGCGCTCGAGGCGCAGGCTGTCAAGATCGACCAGAAGGAACTGCAACAACTGCCGGTCGAACTGATCCAGCGCGGCAAGTACCAGCCACGCCGCGACATGGATCCCGAGGCGCTCGAAGAACTGGCGCACTCGATCCGCACCCATGGCGTCATGCAACCGATCGTGGTCCGCCCGATCGGCGACAACCGCTACGAGATCATCGCCGGCGAGCGCCGCTGGCGCGCCACCCAGCAGGCTGGCCTGGACACCGTGCCGGCCATGGTCCGCGAAGTGCCCGACGAAGCCGCCATCGCCATGGCGCTGATCGAGAACATCCAGCGTGAGGACCTCAACCCGCTGGAAGAAGCCCTGGCCCTGCAGCGCCTGCAGCAGGAGTTCGAGCTGACCCAGCAGCAGGTAGCCGATGCCGTGGGCAAGTCGCGGGTGACCGTGGCCAACCTGCTGCGGCTGATCTCGCTGCCCGAGGCGATCAAGACCATGCTCGCCCACGGCGACCTGGAGATGGGCCACGCCCGTGCCTTGCTCGGTCTCGAGGAAGATCGCCAGGAAGAAGGGGCGCGTCATGTTGTCGCACGTGGTCTTACCGTGCGCCAAACCGAGGCACTGGTGCGCCAGTGGCTCAACGGCAAGCCTGAGCCGGTCGAATCGAGCCAACCTGATCCGGATATCGCGCGCCTCGAGCAGCGTCTGGCAGAGCGCCTGGGCTCCGCGGTGCAAATCCGCCATGGCAACAAGGGCAAGGGCCAGTTGGTTATTCGCTACAACTCGCTCGACGAGTTGCAAGGCGTGCTTGCTCACATCCGCTGA
- the mnmG gene encoding tRNA uridine-5-carboxymethylaminomethyl(34) synthesis enzyme MnmG, whose amino-acid sequence MDFPSRFEVIVIGGGHAGTEAALASARMGVKTLLLTHNVETLGHMSCNPAIGGIGKSHLVKEIDALGGAMALATDKSGIQFRILNNRKGPAVRATRAQADRAIYKAVVREILENQPNLWIFQQSCDDLIVEQDQVKGVVTQMGLRFFADSVVLTSGTFLGGLIHIGLQNYSGGRAGDPPANALAKRMRELPLRVGRLKTGTPPRIDGRSVDFSVMTEQPGDTPIPVMSFMGDAQMHPRQVSCWITHTNARTHEIIASNLDRSPMYSGVIEGIGPRYCPSIEDKIHRFADKESHQVFIEPEGLTTHELYPNGISTSLPFDVQLEIVRSIRGMENAHIVRPGYAIEYDYFDPRDLKYSLETKVIGGLFFAGQINGTTGYEEAGAQGLLAGTNAALRAQGRDSWCPRRDEAYIGVLVDDLITLGTQEPYRMFTSRAEYRLILREDNADLRLTEKGRELGLIDDARWAAFCAKREGIEREEQRLKSTWVRPGTAQGQAIVDKFGTPLAHEYSLLNLLARPEVDYAGLIEATGGEVIDPQVAEQVEIKTKYAGYIDRQQEEIARLRASEDTRLPVDIDYTTISGLSKEIQGKLEQTRPETLGQASRIPGVTPAAISLLLIHLKKRGAGRELEQSA is encoded by the coding sequence GTGGATTTCCCTTCCCGTTTTGAAGTGATCGTCATCGGCGGCGGCCATGCCGGTACCGAGGCTGCGCTTGCGTCCGCACGCATGGGTGTGAAGACCCTGTTGCTGACCCACAACGTGGAAACCCTCGGTCACATGAGTTGCAACCCGGCCATTGGTGGCATCGGCAAGAGCCACCTGGTCAAGGAAATCGATGCGCTCGGCGGCGCCATGGCGCTGGCCACCGACAAGAGCGGCATCCAGTTCCGCATCCTGAACAACCGCAAGGGCCCGGCCGTGCGCGCCACCCGGGCACAGGCCGACCGCGCCATCTACAAGGCGGTGGTGCGGGAAATCCTGGAAAACCAGCCGAACCTGTGGATATTCCAACAGTCCTGCGACGACCTGATCGTCGAGCAGGACCAGGTCAAGGGCGTGGTCACCCAGATGGGCCTGCGCTTCTTCGCCGACTCTGTAGTGCTGACCAGCGGCACCTTCCTCGGCGGGCTTATCCACATTGGCTTGCAGAACTACTCCGGCGGTCGTGCCGGCGATCCGCCCGCCAATGCCCTGGCCAAGCGCATGCGTGAATTGCCGCTACGCGTCGGTCGCCTGAAGACCGGTACCCCGCCGCGCATCGATGGCCGCTCGGTGGATTTCTCGGTGATGACCGAACAGCCCGGCGATACACCGATCCCGGTGATGTCGTTCATGGGCGACGCGCAGATGCACCCGCGCCAGGTGAGCTGCTGGATCACCCACACCAACGCGCGCACCCACGAGATCATTGCCTCGAACCTTGACCGCTCGCCGATGTACTCGGGCGTGATCGAAGGCATCGGCCCGCGCTACTGCCCGTCGATCGAGGACAAGATCCACCGCTTCGCCGACAAGGAAAGCCACCAGGTGTTCATCGAGCCGGAAGGCCTGACCACCCATGAGCTGTACCCCAACGGCATTTCGACCTCGCTGCCGTTTGATGTGCAGCTGGAGATCGTGCGTTCGATCCGCGGTATGGAAAACGCTCACATCGTGCGCCCGGGCTACGCCATCGAGTACGACTACTTCGATCCGCGCGACCTCAAGTACAGCCTCGAGACCAAGGTCATCGGCGGCCTGTTCTTCGCCGGACAGATCAACGGCACCACCGGCTACGAAGAGGCCGGCGCCCAGGGCCTGCTGGCCGGGACCAACGCCGCGCTGCGCGCCCAGGGCCGCGACAGCTGGTGCCCGCGCCGCGACGAGGCGTACATCGGGGTGCTGGTCGACGACCTGATCACCCTCGGTACCCAGGAGCCATACCGCATGTTCACCTCGCGCGCCGAATACCGGCTGATCCTGCGCGAGGACAACGCCGACCTGCGCCTGACCGAGAAGGGCCGCGAGCTGGGCCTGATCGACGACGCGCGCTGGGCCGCGTTCTGCGCCAAGCGCGAAGGCATCGAGCGTGAAGAACAGCGCCTGAAGAGCACTTGGGTACGCCCGGGCACCGCGCAAGGCCAGGCCATTGTGGATAAGTTCGGTACTCCGTTGGCCCACGAATACAGCCTGCTGAACCTGCTCGCCCGTCCGGAAGTCGACTACGCTGGGCTGATCGAGGCAACCGGTGGCGAAGTGATCGATCCACAGGTCGCCGAACAGGTCGAGATCAAGACCAAGTACGCCGGCTACATCGACCGCCAGCAGGAAGAGATCGCCCGCCTGCGGGCCAGCGAGGACACCCGTCTGCCTGTGGATATCGACTACACCACGATTTCCGGGCTGTCCAAGGAGATCCAGGGCAAGCTCGAGCAGACCCGTCCCGAGACCCTGGGCCAGGCGTCGCGTATTCCCGGCGTCACCCCGGCGGCGATTTCCCTGTTGCTGATTCACTTGAAAAAACGCGGCGCAGGCCGCGAATTGGAGCAAAGCGCTTGA